One genomic window of Pseudomonas sp. LFM046 includes the following:
- a CDS encoding NAD-dependent epimerase/dehydratase family protein, whose amino-acid sequence MSDTASLLIAGCGDVGSRLAQRMLSAGWTVHGLRRQVAALPSGVLPVAGDLEQPACPAAWPSGPLDYLVYSAAASRSDEAGYRAAYVEGLRHVLAWLAQHGQTPRRLLFVSSSGVYGQRDGEWIDETSPSEAEGFSGQVMLEAERLALASGIPATRVRLTGIYGPGREWLLKQVRMGYRVVSEPPLYANRIHVDDCAGLLAHLLQADAAGAALDDCYIGVDDAPAPLHEVVGWLRERMGVTEWAEESTVRRSGSKRCSNARARALGWAPRYPSYREGYAAILDES is encoded by the coding sequence CGTCTGGCGCAGCGAATGCTGTCGGCCGGCTGGACCGTGCACGGTCTGCGGCGACAGGTCGCAGCGCTGCCCAGCGGCGTCCTGCCGGTGGCGGGTGATCTGGAGCAGCCCGCCTGCCCGGCCGCCTGGCCGAGCGGCCCGCTGGATTACCTGGTCTACAGCGCCGCGGCCAGCCGGTCCGACGAGGCCGGTTACCGCGCGGCCTATGTCGAGGGATTGCGCCATGTGCTGGCCTGGTTGGCGCAGCACGGGCAGACGCCGCGTCGCCTGCTGTTCGTCTCCAGCAGTGGCGTTTATGGCCAGCGTGACGGCGAATGGATTGACGAGACCTCTCCCAGCGAAGCCGAGGGCTTCTCCGGGCAGGTGATGCTGGAAGCCGAGCGCCTGGCCCTGGCCAGCGGCATCCCGGCTACCCGGGTCCGCCTGACCGGCATCTACGGGCCGGGCCGTGAATGGCTGCTGAAACAGGTGCGCATGGGCTACCGGGTGGTCAGCGAACCACCGCTGTATGCCAACCGCATCCATGTCGATGACTGCGCCGGACTGCTGGCCCATCTGCTGCAGGCCGATGCCGCCGGTGCGGCACTGGACGATTGCTATATCGGCGTCGACGACGCGCCGGCGCCGCTGCATGAGGTGGTGGGCTGGCTGCGTGAGCGCATGGGCGTGACCGAGTGGGCCGAGGAGTCCACCGTGCGCCGCTCCGGCAGCAAGCGTTGCAGCAATGCCCGCGCCCGCGCCCTGGGCTGGGCGCCGCGCTACCCCAGCTACCGCGAAGGCTACGCGGCGATCCTGGACGAGTCCTGA